Genomic segment of Melanotaenia boesemani isolate fMelBoe1 chromosome 10, fMelBoe1.pri, whole genome shotgun sequence:
TCTCTGCCATCTGTTTTGGCATCTCATGGTGAGTTTTTCCTCTGCTTGTCTCATCCACAAGCAAGAAGATAAGTTGGTAAAGGTGACCCACATAATGTCTACGTCCTACCACGATAGGCTCAAGTGTTTCTTTTAAGACTCGATATATATGGAGAGAAAATCAACTCAGTATCAGTGTGCATGTATAATACATGGCTTGTAAACCATTTTGTGGGTAACTTTGGGTACCTGCAAATTTGTGCTCAAATGCACAactattaatattttacacacatcATAAATGTGATGATTTTGTGTTCAAAAAGGCTCCTGCACATGCAAATAGTTGTTTACATGTGCATGACTCGCCTGCCTTTACACACAGATCAGTTTATGAATGCATGAGGGATTTTTATGGTGTAAGATAGCTGCCAGGTAGAATTAGTGTGACATACACATCCATGCATATTCATCTAAAGttgtgcataaataaaaatgataaaattcttGTCTGTGTGAAATcacacataaaatgtttattgtgtattttgcCTGTGAGAATACGATAgacaaaatacacaataaacattttatgttgATTTTACACAGACGAGAATTTATGAATTCGTATTTGTGCACAACTTTAGATGAAAGTGCACGGATGTGTACTTGTGTGCACAAATTCTGACTCTTACACCGTAAGTCTTTGCAGTTTTATGCGTACATGTTGCATTTAAGTGCTGGTGGAAAGTTGGGTCATCTGGAATGATAGAAGGATGTGATGGACAGACGAgtgggtaggtaggtaggtaggtaggtcaTCAAGGGTGAACTATTTCTCACAGAAAGCGTCCCTCCCACCTTGAACTAACTATACTTTAGAAGAATACAAAGAAAGCCTAGATGACACAGCAGAACCATGTATGGACCaatatgttgtctttttttttgcaaatgggATGTGTCCGCACTTATTTAACGATTTGTATGTGCAGGAGCTGTTTTGAACACAAAATTATCCAATTTGTTgtgttaaaagtaaaaagaaaattaatgaaatattaatgtttgtgcatttttgctTGGTATGCGtgtaaatgtacatttaaaCTTACATTTGCAGGTACCCAAGTTATACAAAAAATGGTTTATACAATTTACAAAGACATGTACAATGATACCGAGTCTATTTTTTCTCCATAGGATGAATCATGTATTTACCGTAGGAGTGATCCAGTAGAGGGTTGGACATGTTGGGGACATAACCTTCAGGAGGAGAGTAATTCTGGCACACCACAAAGGCTtctgcagacagaaagacacTTAATGTGAGTTTAAGAACGGAGTGGATGACAAAGGATGAGATGTTAATCAGTGTGGAAAAAATCAAGGCTAAAACACAAGCTGAAGCATCATTTTTCACTCAAATTGAAGATAACATTAGTTTTTTTAAGAgtgtctgaataaaaacattacagaaaacATAATACAACATCCAGATCGTCTTTTAGTATTAGTAACTTTGATTGTTATTAAAGATATTTTGAACTTTCGGGAAGCGGACAGCTCTGCAGTCCCATACGTAACAGACTGAGTGGGCGGGGTTTGCTGCGCTTGGAGCTGTGTGATTGGCCAGCAGTAATTGTGACTGACCTATGCTGGAGTTTCTGCTGCTGCGAGGCTTGGCGCAGGTCACACTGCTGAAGAAGATCTTCAGCTGAGAGTACAACAGCGTCACATCTTTACCTCGGAAGATCTGAGGCAAgccacagaggaaaaaaattaattaaatctaaaatactttattaatcccagaaaGAAATTGCTGTAAAAAGTTAATTGTTGTCTTTGTGCTGATtatgcacacaaaaaaatggaCACCGTGTAATTTAGCTGTAGCAAATTTCACACAGTCAGACTGTGGTTTAGCTCTAACTATGTcatggccctgcgatggactggcgacctgtccagggtgtaccccgcctctcgcctgttaattactgggaaaggctccagctcCCCGCGGCCCTTAACTGGATTAGcgatacagaaaatgaatgaatatgccATGCTGTAGTTAACATCTATATTATCTGTTGTACAACATTGTTTGCAACTAATattaagtaaataataataaataaaacatactaAAGTTCAAAATAAACTCAGAACACAAACTATTTCAAGTAATTCAAAAGTTATAGAAATATTGTACTGGGACTATTAGCAGAGAATTTGTTGCTGATCCCCAGAGAACTGAGGATAAATACACTTCTACTAGCAGTGGGAAAGGATTTAACTGGCTTGTTTTAGCTGACCTATCAGCATTTTAATGCCCCACTACTCagctttggcagattttctcactgaggCACTCGTTAATAAAGGCTAACTTggcatccgtcttgcatcctgtcatTACTCTCCAgtgagtaaaagtcagtcccaTGTTGACTCCTGTCttgtctcttgctctgtcacttttctctttcttttcctctcttcctccattAATGTCCTTATGCATTTCTTTGATGGATCAGTCACAatgccagtgtgttgatatccagctgcTAGCGTGTGACATGGTGCTATAGAGCGAcatgctgtaaagtgatgcaccAGGACAAAAGAAAGTTGTGCAGGGCATTATCTCAGCCTCAGGaagctgcagggcaacaatggctccaggaatgtacataataaatgtcactgtgccattaaaatgagtcagaagtaCAGAGTTTTAAGAGTGTAAGGTTGTACTGCTACTTAATCATGGATAATTTGGTATAAAACAGCATTAGTTTCCATAAATACTTCCAAAGGATGTACATtcaaactgcattaaaaacaacaaaaacacattttccctttGTTTAGCAGTGGTGGAAACAAAGCAGCGGTTTTTAGTTCCCAGAAGCATAAAACTGAGGCTGAGGACAGAGAAACTAGCCGCCTTGTGGTTTCTGTtcacaataaattaaatctgttaAATACTCAAATTTACAGCTGACACACCCAAACCATCACTTTGCATAAGTAGTTGTGTCATCCCTGACATTGCAGGAGGATGCATTTTTGACCTCCTCACGTTACAGAATCAGTGCACCTTGATACATTGTGATATTCATAAATGAGAAGAATCAATCATTTGGCCTCACCTTGGCCACAAATGTTCCTCCAGGTTTCAGCACATGAGTGGTGATGTTCAGAGCCTGAGATAAAAACAGCTGTCAGCATGAAATCACAAAACATCTGACAGCTGACACCAACGCAGCTCTGTACTTACAGCCAGCAGGAGCTGAGCTTGGATGTATTCATCCACATCATGGAGGCCGGTTActataaaaaaagaggacaaaTAGAGAGAGCGAAACAGTGGAAACTTGATATCAAGCAAGATCAGAAAGGAAATGAGCGTCTCACCATCTGGAGCTCCGTCGCACACCACCAGGTCGGCCGGCTGCCCTTCAAAGTGATGAATTATCTCCTGAGCTGTTGACAcctgagagaaagaaagagtcataagaaaaaaaaacacactaattTATTTCTGAGAAATATTTGGTTTGAAGTTGTGTTTGTATTCTCTcaaacagaataaagaaattaattgtgtgaggaagaggagttaTTGCCTCTAAGGTCTAAAATGGGGTCttgaatgtaaaaaataatcataactTTTTCAATTTCTACTTCATTGGCTGAGAAGCTTTGCATGCCTTTGTAATCATGGAAATGATTCAGCTATCTTTTCACTAAAATGGCATTAAATCCACTAAAAGTTTTCTAATTTCTCTTCGGACATAATAAGAGTGTAAATGACtaatagtttgtttttgtcatgaaGTCTCCATCACATTGCAGATTAGGATATTTCAAGGCTGTTGTAATGTCAACAGTTAAAGGTGAATTTGTTATTTACTCCGAACATATTTACTGTCTATTTACTATTTAGgaacaataaacataaaaaggaaCAATAACGATCAAACATTAAGAATTTGGCTGCACAGTAGATCAGAGTAACATGTGTATCAACCACCTTCGTGATGTCTCCCTGTATCTGAGTGACTCCTGGCAGAGGAGCCATGGCCTGCAGATCCACTGCCACGATCTTCACCTCCTCACCTCCATCACCCTTCTCCTCCCGCCCTCTatgttggaaaacaaaaaaaaaaaaaaaaaaacatttattcattatcttGCACATGTGTAATAAGCTTCAGCCATGTAGAGGACTGGAGCCGACCTGAGTTTCCGACTGAGGACCTGACTCCAGCTGCCAGGTGCTGCGCAGAGATCAACGGCTCTATTCACACC
This window contains:
- the ftsj1 gene encoding putative tRNA (cytidine(32)/guanosine(34)-2'-O)-methyltransferase, translating into MGRSSKDKRDIYYRLAKEEGWRARSAFKLLQLDHEFNLFPGVNRAVDLCAAPGSWSQVLSRKLRGREEKGDGGEEVKIVAVDLQAMAPLPGVTQIQGDITKVSTAQEIIHHFEGQPADLVVCDGAPDVTGLHDVDEYIQAQLLLAALNITTHVLKPGGTFVAKIFRGKDVTLLYSQLKIFFSSVTCAKPRSSRNSSIEAFVVCQNYSPPEGYVPNMSNPLLDHSYDVDFNQLEGPNRIIVPFLACGDLSAFDSDRTYPLQLDPSKQYQYTPPTQPPICPPYQQACHLRKNNQLSKEEVPSICPSQRPDGLEPSTNST